One genomic region from Selenihalanaerobacter shriftii encodes:
- a CDS encoding porin yields MKKLSIALALVLVVALAAPAMAIEYTGGFLEVENVHNMDSSKDSGTGYDMYLTLEDQVDDQTSFYALLRVDQNFGNDDGADSNEFLRKGWVNIENVAGPLALRVGRMDEAAAGNYLYDMELKYEFARLAADLGNLSFKAGHNLDDTKSDNKTTGNDKVIFFEAKATDLGLVNGVTLNYVEDGDDYDGYSIAFNKNHDSFTADLVYGDVDVSNTSADLLDVKLATDKLFPGITASVEYADVEEEFVVGGKFQDDSVLADTNLTGKDDVEMIKPAVNFDLTDKLNVNFAYAMYEADNLVNDGHDYLDLTFAYDLTEKTLLEVEYEDNDYDDDADDNETLSTTLTAYF; encoded by the coding sequence ATGAAAAAATTATCGATTGCATTAGCTTTAGTATTGGTAGTAGCATTAGCTGCTCCAGCTATGGCGATAGAGTATACAGGTGGATTTCTTGAAGTAGAGAATGTACATAATATGGATAGCAGTAAAGATAGTGGAACAGGATATGATATGTATTTAACATTAGAAGATCAAGTAGATGATCAAACAAGTTTCTATGCATTACTTCGAGTTGATCAAAACTTTGGTAATGATGATGGTGCAGACAGTAATGAGTTTCTTAGAAAAGGGTGGGTTAATATAGAGAATGTTGCTGGTCCATTAGCTCTTAGAGTAGGTCGAATGGATGAAGCAGCTGCTGGTAATTACTTATACGATATGGAACTTAAGTATGAATTTGCTAGATTAGCTGCCGATTTAGGAAATCTTTCTTTTAAAGCAGGACATAATTTAGATGATACTAAAAGCGACAATAAAACAACAGGTAATGACAAGGTAATATTTTTTGAAGCTAAAGCTACCGACTTAGGTTTAGTTAATGGAGTAACTTTAAATTATGTTGAAGATGGTGATGATTATGACGGTTATAGTATTGCTTTTAATAAAAACCATGACTCATTTACAGCAGATTTAGTTTATGGAGATGTTGATGTTAGTAATACTTCAGCTGACTTATTAGATGTAAAATTAGCTACAGATAAGTTATTCCCAGGAATAACTGCTTCTGTAGAATATGCTGATGTAGAAGAGGAGTTTGTTGTAGGAGGTAAGTTCCAAGATGATTCTGTATTAGCTGATACTAATCTTACAGGGAAAGATGATGTAGAAATGATTAAGCCAGCAGTTAACTTTGACCTTACTGATAAGTTAAATGTTAACTTTGCTTATGCTATGTATGAAGCGGATAATTTAGTTAATGATGGACATGACTATTTAGATTTAACATTTGCTTATGATTTAACTGAAAAGACTCTTTTAGAAGTAGAGTATGAAGATAATGATTATGATGATGATGCTGATGATAATGAAACACTTAGTACTACTTTAACTGCTTATTTCTAA
- a CDS encoding efflux RND transporter periplasmic adaptor subunit — MNNKKIIALLAGLIIFSLVISGCGSNNQETIANSDSKKAESVEQKASKEDNNKLVVQTAEVTKDGLKIDLNFTGELIAYREVNLVSETSGVVRELNFEESDKVRKGESLLKLDQAIQKANVEKAEGNLEVAKARLEELEAGARLEEIKQAEASLEQAEAELNNARKNFKRFKNLYEKRVVSKSKYDSAKSKYEVTKARLESARQKLQLVKKGPRQEKIAVARGQVKQAQAALNSAKTQLNKTTIESPIKGVIAQKKIELGEMATTGNPVAKIVQMNPIEFEGSISTTDLTKVDIGQQVTVEVDSYPGKTFTGEISRVAPTINSSNRGLKVTVQIANDDLLLKPGMFTTGNILVDELENVLVVPKAAIREEDGDKRILIVKNGIIEIRKIEIGPSNNDHVVIDQGLKPGDKVVVRGPANLQPGTEVKATEWGDA; from the coding sequence ATGAATAATAAGAAGATAATTGCATTGTTAGCTGGTTTAATCATTTTTAGTCTAGTTATTTCGGGTTGTGGTTCTAATAATCAAGAGACAATAGCTAACTCTGATTCAAAGAAAGCAGAAAGTGTTGAACAAAAAGCTTCTAAAGAGGATAATAATAAATTAGTAGTTCAAACAGCTGAAGTTACGAAAGATGGTCTTAAAATAGACTTAAATTTCACTGGTGAATTAATAGCTTATCGAGAAGTAAATCTAGTATCGGAAACTTCCGGAGTTGTTAGGGAGCTAAATTTTGAAGAGAGTGATAAAGTAAGAAAAGGAGAGTCACTACTAAAGCTAGATCAGGCTATTCAAAAGGCAAACGTAGAAAAAGCAGAAGGAAATTTAGAAGTAGCTAAAGCTCGATTAGAAGAATTAGAAGCCGGTGCTAGATTAGAAGAGATCAAGCAGGCAGAAGCCTCATTAGAACAGGCAGAGGCTGAATTGAATAATGCCAGAAAGAATTTTAAAAGATTCAAGAATCTATATGAGAAGAGAGTAGTTTCTAAAAGCAAGTATGATTCTGCTAAAAGCAAGTATGAAGTAACTAAAGCCAGATTAGAATCTGCTCGTCAGAAGTTACAATTAGTTAAAAAAGGACCGCGTCAAGAAAAGATTGCAGTAGCCCGGGGGCAAGTAAAACAAGCTCAGGCAGCATTGAATTCAGCTAAGACTCAATTAAATAAAACGACAATCGAAAGTCCGATTAAAGGAGTCATTGCTCAAAAGAAGATAGAGTTAGGGGAAATGGCTACAACCGGAAATCCAGTAGCCAAAATAGTCCAAATGAATCCTATAGAATTTGAAGGAAGCATATCTACCACAGACTTAACTAAAGTTGATATCGGTCAACAGGTAACGGTTGAAGTTGATAGTTATCCTGGAAAGACTTTCACAGGGGAAATTAGTAGAGTAGCACCTACAATAAATTCATCAAATCGTGGTTTGAAGGTAACAGTTCAAATTGCTAATGATGATTTATTACTTAAACCAGGTATGTTTACGACTGGTAATATTTTAGTTGATGAATTAGAGAATGTTTTAGTAGTACCTAAAGCAGCGATTAGAGAAGAGGATGGAGATAAACGTATTTTAATTGTCAAGAATGGAATTATAGAGATTAGAAAAATCGAAATCGGACCATCTAATAATGATCACGTTGTAATAGATCAAGGATTAAAACCAGGTGATAAGGTTGTTGTTCGTGGTCCTGCTAATCTGCAGCCTGGTACTGAGGTTAAGGCTACAGAGTGGGGTGACGCTTAA
- a CDS encoding HD-GYP domain-containing protein: protein MNKVIEVSLFDMIMCLSDAIDLVSKAVSGHHKRVAYIASSIAVEMGLSKEEERNLIMAGALHDAGAISLQERLQALKFDTTYAYSSEETCQHAQIGYHLIKQFEPFSEVAPLILYHHCIWNNKDNIKSDSEEVIQGSQILHLADRIDVLINKNEEILGQREHIRNKIEEGSGSMFNPELVEVFLNIAEKESFWFDTISPEITRILAKRSEGKSIKLSIDRLLNLAMMFSEIIDFRSEFTATHSSGVAVTSKILAELIGLSKRECMMIEIAGYLHDLGKLAIPPEILDKPGKLTKEEFNIIKSHPFYTYRILERVKGLNQINKWASFHHERIDGAGYPFHYGEDRLVVGSRIIAVADVFTAITENRPYRDGMNKDKAMHVLQDMAKELALDSDIVLVLKRNYDYINNARKQAQKREVKNYKDLAK from the coding sequence ATGAATAAAGTGATAGAAGTTTCATTATTTGATATGATTATGTGTCTATCAGATGCTATTGATTTGGTCAGCAAAGCAGTAAGTGGTCATCATAAACGTGTAGCATATATAGCTTCTAGTATAGCAGTTGAAATGGGATTATCTAAAGAAGAAGAACGTAATTTAATTATGGCTGGAGCTTTACATGATGCTGGAGCAATTTCGTTACAAGAAAGATTACAAGCTTTAAAATTTGATACAACATATGCATATAGTTCTGAAGAGACCTGTCAACATGCACAAATAGGTTATCACTTAATTAAGCAATTTGAGCCTTTTTCGGAAGTCGCCCCTTTAATACTATATCATCACTGCATTTGGAATAATAAAGATAATATAAAAAGTGATAGTGAGGAAGTAATTCAGGGAAGTCAGATTTTACATTTAGCAGATCGGATAGACGTACTAATTAATAAGAATGAAGAAATCCTTGGTCAAAGAGAGCATATTCGCAATAAAATTGAAGAAGGTTCTGGAAGTATGTTTAATCCAGAATTAGTTGAAGTCTTTTTAAATATAGCCGAAAAAGAATCTTTTTGGTTTGATACTATTTCCCCAGAAATAACTAGAATTTTGGCTAAAAGATCTGAAGGTAAAAGTATTAAATTGAGTATAGATAGATTACTTAATTTAGCTATGATGTTTAGTGAAATAATAGATTTTAGGTCGGAATTTACAGCTACTCATTCTAGTGGCGTAGCGGTTACTTCTAAAATATTGGCTGAATTAATTGGTTTATCAAAAAGAGAGTGTATGATGATTGAAATTGCTGGTTATCTTCATGATTTAGGTAAACTAGCTATACCTCCAGAAATTTTAGATAAACCGGGGAAATTAACAAAAGAGGAGTTTAATATAATAAAAAGTCATCCTTTTTATACATATCGTATTTTAGAAAGAGTAAAAGGATTGAATCAAATTAATAAGTGGGCTTCTTTTCATCATGAAAGAATAGATGGAGCTGGGTATCCTTTTCATTATGGAGAAGATAGACTAGTAGTAGGCTCTCGAATTATAGCTGTTGCTGATGTATTTACTGCTATTACTGAGAATCGTCCATATAGAGATGGAATGAATAAGGATAAAGCCATGCATGTCTTACAAGATATGGCTAAAGAATTAGCTTTAGATTCAGATATTGTGTTAGTCTTAAAAAGAAATTATGATTATATAAATAATGCTCGCAAACAAGCTCAAAAAAGAGAGGTTAAAAATTATAAGGATCTTGCTAAATAA
- a CDS encoding AfsR/SARP family transcriptional regulator, translated as MLSKTTSNLKIYFLGSFRMEINDKEILANNWKSKKALMLFAYLITKCGERVPKDILMDLLWPDKNKDQSHNLHTTIYFLRQTLDSLLDTDQELIHINYSKGSYWLEKNDYCWLDFKDFEQLYKRGNQLIEEEPQAAIRCFQKALLLYRGEFLTDELYKGWAIEFRRYFKEIYLDITLKTASLLVNLKRNYTKAIQTCQEALEIDPYREELHQAIMSYLIKDERYVEAAKKYQQYTKILYKDLGLRPSPKVQGIFKKLSSLSNKEVNLLLNLSEKPKALGPFQCNRQTFEMIYELELRKQRRSKRPFTLMNITVEEEGYIKKKEIILDVLQQSLRLGDIICLLDDRQIMLQLHRVGNKGSLVVKRRLESILSEKGFKLLSIECQTINFADQSFGLEEMII; from the coding sequence ATGCTTTCTAAAACCACATCTAATTTAAAGATTTATTTTTTAGGTTCATTCCGTATGGAAATAAATGATAAAGAAATATTAGCTAATAACTGGAAGTCTAAAAAAGCACTTATGCTCTTTGCCTATCTTATTACTAAATGTGGAGAGAGAGTACCTAAGGATATATTAATGGACTTATTATGGCCAGATAAGAATAAGGATCAAAGCCATAATTTGCATACAACTATATATTTCTTACGTCAGACTTTAGATTCATTATTAGATACTGATCAGGAACTCATACATATTAATTATTCTAAAGGTTCATATTGGCTTGAAAAAAATGATTATTGTTGGTTAGATTTTAAAGATTTTGAGCAACTATATAAACGAGGTAATCAGTTAATAGAGGAAGAACCTCAAGCAGCAATAAGGTGTTTCCAAAAAGCATTATTACTATATAGAGGAGAATTTCTAACAGATGAATTGTATAAGGGTTGGGCTATAGAATTTCGTAGATATTTTAAGGAAATATATTTAGATATTACTTTAAAGACTGCATCATTACTTGTAAACTTAAAAAGAAATTATACTAAGGCAATTCAGACTTGTCAAGAAGCTTTAGAGATCGATCCATATAGAGAGGAACTTCATCAGGCTATTATGTCTTACTTAATTAAAGATGAGAGATATGTGGAAGCAGCTAAGAAATATCAGCAATATACTAAAATTTTATATAAAGATTTGGGCTTAAGACCAAGCCCTAAGGTTCAAGGTATTTTTAAAAAGTTAAGCTCATTGAGTAATAAGGAAGTAAATTTATTATTGAATTTGTCGGAAAAACCAAAAGCCCTTGGACCATTTCAATGTAATAGGCAAACATTTGAAATGATATATGAGTTGGAACTTAGGAAACAAAGACGGAGTAAAAGACCTTTTACTTTAATGAATATCACTGTAGAAGAAGAAGGATACATAAAAAAGAAAGAGATTATTTTGGATGTTTTACAGCAATCCCTTAGACTAGGAGATATTATTTGCTTATTGGATGATAGACAGATAATGCTTCAATTACATAGAGTAGGTAATAAGGGATCATTAGTAGTTAAAAGGCGTTTGGAAAGTATATTGAGTGAAAAAGGATTTAAGTTATTATCGATTGAATGTCAAACAATAAATTTTGCAGATCAATCTTTTGGATTAGAAGAAATGATTATATAG
- a CDS encoding TolC family protein, which yields MVHNYKKLIFLPVLLALILFSNIAFANVVQDQDNQILTLNLEESIERGWQQNSSLQQMKAQLNAAKAGVSKAEAALRPGLDLNSSYTRFEEIPFGSTSKDNFNHSISFNYLLYQKPAKLQIEQSTYSWKKLKKKYEAQKNNLAYSITQRYYKVLEAQNVVKVTEESLKQVNEHLKTTKAHFEAGTALKTDVLQTKVRKSEMEEKLLQVKNNLELAKVRLKNLLEVDGNKELKLAEAIKVPDVDLSLQEVLDYALNNRADLMATKYEVKKASQGIELAETKDDPSLVFTGKSKKSGSDAIPDGDAWSATVNMKWSLYDGGESDSGVKQAKENLVAAKATLHQQEQAIDLEVREKFLNLEVNRKQILTAQERIEIAKENLRLAELRYREGVATNTEVIDAQVALTDARNTYQERVFDYNVSQAGLLKSIGFSYLSLHNSELELSKLN from the coding sequence ATGGTACATAATTATAAGAAGTTAATATTTTTACCTGTATTACTAGCATTGATTCTATTTTCAAATATTGCATTTGCTAATGTAGTACAGGATCAAGATAATCAAATTTTAACTTTAAATTTAGAGGAAAGTATAGAGAGGGGCTGGCAGCAGAATTCTTCATTACAGCAGATGAAAGCGCAATTAAATGCTGCTAAAGCGGGAGTTAGTAAAGCAGAGGCAGCTTTAAGACCAGGGCTTGATCTAAATTCAAGCTATACACGTTTTGAGGAGATACCATTTGGATCCACTTCAAAAGATAATTTTAATCATAGTATTAGCTTTAATTATTTACTTTATCAAAAACCAGCTAAATTGCAAATTGAACAGAGCACATATAGTTGGAAGAAGTTAAAGAAAAAATATGAAGCTCAGAAGAATAATTTAGCTTATAGTATTACTCAAAGATACTATAAAGTTTTAGAAGCACAGAATGTAGTGAAAGTAACTGAAGAGTCATTAAAGCAGGTAAACGAACACTTAAAGACTACTAAGGCTCATTTTGAAGCTGGTACTGCTTTAAAGACAGATGTATTACAGACAAAAGTTAGAAAGAGTGAGATGGAAGAGAAACTTTTACAAGTTAAGAATAACTTAGAATTGGCTAAGGTAAGATTAAAGAATCTATTAGAAGTAGATGGTAACAAAGAACTTAAATTAGCAGAAGCGATCAAGGTTCCAGATGTAGATTTATCTCTACAAGAGGTGTTAGATTATGCATTAAATAATAGAGCTGACTTAATGGCTACTAAGTATGAAGTCAAGAAAGCTAGTCAAGGAATAGAATTAGCTGAAACAAAGGATGATCCTAGCTTAGTATTTACTGGTAAGTCAAAGAAAAGTGGTTCTGATGCAATACCTGATGGTGATGCATGGAGTGCAACTGTGAATATGAAGTGGTCATTATATGATGGTGGGGAGAGTGATTCTGGAGTTAAACAGGCTAAAGAGAATCTAGTAGCTGCTAAAGCAACTCTTCATCAACAAGAACAGGCAATTGATTTGGAAGTTAGAGAGAAATTCTTAAATTTAGAAGTTAATCGTAAACAAATATTAACAGCTCAAGAACGAATAGAAATTGCTAAAGAGAATTTAAGATTAGCTGAATTAAGGTATAGAGAAGGAGTAGCTACTAATACTGAAGTCATTGATGCTCAAGTAGCTCTTACTGATGCTAGGAATACTTATCAGGAGCGAGTTTTTGATTATAATGTGAGTCAAGCTGGATTACTGAAATCAATAGGGTTTTCTTACCTATCTTTACATAATTCAGAATTAGAGTTAAGTAAACTTAATTAA
- a CDS encoding TetR/AcrR family transcriptional regulator — MELNDKERMILDAAAEVFADKGFFKATVSEIANEAGVAKGTIYFYFESKRDLFKSLITSKTEALHQGIRKGQQKGESFENQIKEIISSKLKFFAEEEGLAKSIIYDYAGMDEGFKLELWELRNKHTEKIAEIFQKAIDDGVLRNISVDDTVTVLLGTVHAFGYKNYLSPVEEDVSIAETVDIIYDLFMQGVQK; from the coding sequence ATGGAACTTAATGATAAAGAAAGAATGATTTTAGATGCGGCTGCAGAGGTTTTTGCTGATAAAGGTTTCTTTAAAGCAACTGTTAGTGAAATTGCTAATGAAGCTGGAGTAGCTAAGGGAACAATCTATTTTTATTTTGAAAGTAAGCGAGATTTATTTAAATCTTTAATTACTTCTAAGACTGAAGCTCTTCACCAAGGAATTAGAAAAGGACAACAAAAAGGGGAAAGTTTTGAAAATCAGATTAAGGAGATCATTTCTAGCAAGTTAAAGTTCTTTGCAGAAGAAGAAGGTTTAGCAAAGTCTATTATCTATGACTATGCTGGAATGGATGAAGGATTCAAGCTTGAGTTATGGGAATTAAGGAATAAACATACAGAAAAGATAGCAGAGATTTTCCAAAAAGCAATCGATGATGGCGTTTTAAGGAATATTTCTGTTGATGATACTGTAACCGTATTATTAGGGACTGTTCATGCTTTCGGTTATAAGAATTATCTTTCACCTGTAGAAGAGGATGTATCTATAGCAGAGACTGTGGATATAATTTATGATCTATTTATGCAAGGAGTTCAAAAATAA
- a CDS encoding efflux RND transporter permease subunit: MKLSDFSVDKPVTTVMLILIIVLLGGIAFTRLSVDLFPDMTIPVISVSTQYEGAAPEEIEQSVTRPLEEGLVTVDDIDSIRSTSREGLSQVTLEFDWGTDMDMAAVDVREQVSLLKRALPNEAEEPIVRKVDLDQIPILILGISSNQRSGIELKEYAEENIKDKLERIPGLASASIVSGENRQININVDREKLEGYNLTINQVTNALRQENINLPGGEITERPTEYLLRTEGQFESIEEIKNVIIAMRQQKPITVKDIAEIEDRYADRNVYVRLDGETTVGAMITKQSGANTVEVINRAKKELEKIKKGLPSDINIKISRDQSDFIKKSIATVQENVLLGGLFAVIVLFLFLRSFRSTFIISMAIPITIVAAFGLMYYSGYTLNLMTLGGLALGVGMLVDNSVVVLENIFRHLRQEGAQPIQAAKKGSSEVGTAVFASTMTTLAVFIPISFVEGIAKELFGPFSMTVAFALLASFIIAITFVPMASARLLSFTNVENSRDKNQDKNEEGLAVRVANKVLDSYQNILDWCLSHRKTVITLTVLLFVASLALFPLIGQEFMPSSEQNSFRIMLELPVGTDLDTTNQEAKRIEEIIAEVPEVKVAFSLIGDSGGRGSTSSSGEAMFMIRLTDKEKRERSTTEIQEAIRSKLPLIPGAEIRFAEASMIGGGGGGGSPLQIKIFGDDLDRLEAIAKQVKEEAKKVESTRDVYSSVDEGKPEIRLDVDRKRAADLGLGINQIGSTIETYVNGRTATQYHGTADGDTIDIEVRLAKEDRTDIEQLSSLKIMSPKGEFIPLDSVAKIVKTEGPTSIEREDQERYISVYSDLKGNKLGSVVASIRDRVESNIELSPNYRIEYSGENEDMKETFKNLSLALIVAIILVYMVLASQFESLLHPFTVMLTLPLTLIGVLTALFLTGETLSATSMIGVIMLAGIVVNNAIVLVDYINILRSRGIERREAILKAGPVRLRPVLMTALTTILGLIPVAAGWGSGSEGMAPMGIAVIGGLTTATFLTLLVIPTLYLTLEEIKEFMIDLPKKVKDKIAG, from the coding sequence ATGAAGTTATCGGACTTTTCAGTTGATAAACCTGTAACAACCGTGATGTTAATCTTAATTATTGTATTACTGGGTGGTATTGCCTTTACTCGTTTAAGTGTAGATTTATTTCCTGATATGACAATACCGGTTATTTCAGTCTCTACTCAGTATGAGGGGGCTGCTCCTGAAGAGATAGAACAATCAGTTACTAGGCCACTAGAAGAAGGTTTAGTAACAGTAGATGATATAGACTCAATACGTTCAACATCTAGAGAAGGTCTCTCACAAGTAACTTTGGAGTTTGATTGGGGAACCGATATGGATATGGCAGCTGTTGATGTTAGAGAACAAGTAAGTTTACTTAAACGGGCATTGCCTAATGAGGCTGAAGAGCCAATAGTGAGAAAAGTAGACTTAGATCAAATTCCAATCTTGATATTAGGTATTTCATCTAATCAAAGAAGTGGAATAGAGTTAAAAGAATATGCTGAAGAGAATATTAAGGACAAATTAGAAAGGATTCCTGGATTAGCTTCAGCTTCTATTGTAAGCGGAGAGAATCGACAGATTAATATCAATGTCGACCGTGAGAAGTTAGAAGGATATAATCTAACTATTAATCAAGTGACGAATGCACTACGTCAGGAAAATATAAATCTACCTGGTGGTGAAATTACAGAAAGACCTACGGAGTATCTATTAAGGACTGAAGGGCAGTTTGAAAGTATTGAAGAGATAAAGAATGTAATCATTGCTATGCGCCAACAGAAGCCGATTACAGTAAAAGATATTGCTGAAATTGAAGATAGATATGCAGATAGAAATGTTTATGTGCGTCTTGATGGAGAAACGACTGTAGGTGCAATGATCACTAAACAGTCTGGCGCTAATACTGTTGAAGTAATTAATCGAGCTAAAAAAGAGTTAGAAAAGATAAAAAAAGGATTACCATCAGATATTAATATCAAAATTTCTCGAGATCAGTCTGATTTTATTAAAAAATCTATTGCTACTGTTCAAGAGAATGTACTTCTCGGTGGATTATTTGCGGTGATTGTATTATTCTTATTCTTAAGAAGTTTCCGGAGTACATTTATTATTAGTATGGCGATTCCAATCACCATTGTTGCAGCTTTTGGATTAATGTATTATAGTGGGTATACTCTCAACTTGATGACGCTTGGTGGTTTAGCCTTAGGAGTGGGGATGTTAGTTGATAACTCTGTTGTAGTTTTAGAGAATATATTCCGACACTTACGTCAAGAAGGAGCTCAACCTATTCAGGCGGCTAAAAAAGGTAGTAGTGAGGTAGGAACAGCAGTCTTTGCTTCTACGATGACTACTTTAGCTGTCTTTATTCCAATCTCTTTTGTTGAAGGAATAGCAAAAGAATTATTTGGTCCGTTCTCAATGACGGTAGCTTTTGCTTTATTGGCATCATTCATCATTGCTATTACTTTTGTGCCAATGGCTTCAGCTAGGTTATTAAGCTTTACTAATGTAGAAAACAGTCGAGATAAGAACCAAGACAAGAATGAAGAGGGATTAGCTGTTAGAGTTGCAAATAAGGTGTTAGATAGTTATCAAAATATATTAGACTGGTGTTTAAGCCATAGAAAGACGGTAATTACTCTGACAGTATTATTATTTGTTGCTTCATTAGCTCTCTTCCCGTTAATTGGGCAAGAGTTTATGCCTAGTTCGGAACAGAATTCATTTCGAATTATGTTAGAATTACCAGTAGGTACTGATTTAGATACTACTAATCAAGAAGCAAAGAGGATAGAAGAGATAATTGCTGAAGTTCCTGAAGTAAAGGTAGCTTTCAGTTTAATAGGAGATAGTGGAGGAAGAGGAAGTACTAGTAGTTCTGGTGAAGCTATGTTTATGATTCGATTGACTGATAAAGAGAAAAGAGAGAGAAGTACTACTGAAATTCAGGAAGCAATTCGTTCAAAGCTTCCGTTAATTCCTGGGGCTGAGATAAGATTTGCTGAAGCTAGTATGATTGGCGGAGGTGGAGGAGGTGGCTCCCCACTTCAAATTAAGATCTTTGGTGATGATCTAGATAGATTAGAAGCGATAGCTAAGCAGGTAAAAGAAGAAGCCAAGAAGGTAGAAAGTACTAGAGATGTTTATAGTTCTGTAGATGAAGGAAAACCTGAAATCAGACTTGATGTAGATCGCAAGCGAGCAGCAGATTTAGGTTTAGGAATAAATCAGATTGGAAGTACAATTGAAACTTATGTCAATGGAAGAACTGCAACTCAATACCACGGGACTGCAGATGGAGATACTATTGATATTGAAGTAAGATTGGCTAAAGAAGATCGAACTGATATAGAACAACTCAGCTCATTAAAGATTATGAGTCCTAAAGGAGAATTTATTCCTTTAGATTCTGTAGCTAAAATAGTTAAAACAGAAGGTCCAACAAGTATTGAACGTGAAGATCAAGAACGTTATATTAGTGTTTATAGTGATCTTAAAGGTAATAAATTAGGCAGCGTTGTGGCTAGTATAAGAGATAGGGTAGAATCTAATATTGAGTTGTCACCTAATTATAGAATTGAATATAGTGGTGAGAATGAAGATATGAAAGAGACATTTAAGAACTTAAGTTTAGCCTTAATAGTAGCCATTATATTAGTCTATATGGTTCTTGCTTCTCAGTTTGAATCATTACTGCATCCATTTACAGTAATGTTGACCCTCCCATTAACACTGATTGGTGTTTTAACTGCTTTATTCTTGACTGGAGAAACACTTAGTGCTACTTCAATGATTGGAGTTATTATGTTAGCAGGGATAGTAGTTAATAACGCAATTGTCTTAGTTGATTATATAAATATTCTTCGTAGTAGAGGCATAGAGCGAAGAGAAGCAATATTAAAAGCTGGTCCTGTTCGGTTACGTCCAGTATTAATGACAGCTTTAACAACAATTTTAGGTTTAATTCCAGTAGCTGCTGGCTGGGGTAGTGGTTCTGAAGGAATGGCGCCAATGGGAATTGCTGTAATTGGTGGATTAACAACAGCAACATTCTTAACTTTATTAGTAATTCCTACTTTATATCTAACTTTAGAAGAGATCAAAGAATTTATGATTGATCTACCTAAGAAGGTAAAAGATAAAATAGCAGGATAA
- a CDS encoding porin: protein MKKIAILLTLTLVVALAAPAMAGTIMTRTDMKVSGNLEIENKYNDPVTGDSTSQTVGDLEIYVEANPAENVTFYSVYEVIYEFEPKNTNSSSNIKEENLKEAWLKVDNMFGPLTLKAGRIEETATDEILYDEDQEEGVELIYDVGNVYAKLGHSIDSSDTENKALMFQGKLIDLGLVDAVALDYLDYNGKGDGYTLKIGKNHSFVDASIMLGEVDKDDDANMFDFRVSTEELLPGVTTSLEYADVEGGFINKGWQIDSVFADVHDDIDKDDLDMIRPGFNFDLSDKLNIDFSYAMFNNDDTDKDQDYLDLTFTYDLNKYTYLEVEYEDNDYDWQDNKEILTTTLGADF, encoded by the coding sequence ATGAAGAAAATAGCTATTTTATTAACTTTAACTTTAGTTGTGGCATTAGCTGCTCCAGCTATGGCGGGTACAATTATGACAAGAACAGATATGAAGGTTAGTGGCAATTTAGAAATTGAGAATAAGTATAATGATCCAGTGACAGGTGATAGTACAAGTCAGACTGTAGGAGACTTAGAGATATATGTTGAAGCAAATCCTGCTGAGAATGTAACTTTCTATTCTGTATATGAAGTAATATATGAGTTCGAACCTAAAAATACAAATAGTAGTAGTAATATTAAAGAAGAAAATCTTAAGGAAGCTTGGCTTAAAGTAGATAATATGTTTGGGCCGCTTACTTTAAAAGCAGGTAGAATTGAGGAGACAGCTACTGATGAAATCTTATACGATGAGGATCAAGAAGAAGGTGTAGAATTGATTTATGATGTTGGCAATGTTTATGCTAAGCTTGGTCATAGCATAGATAGTAGTGATACAGAAAATAAAGCCTTAATGTTCCAAGGAAAGCTTATAGATCTAGGCTTAGTAGATGCAGTAGCTTTGGATTATCTCGATTACAATGGAAAAGGTGATGGTTACACTTTAAAGATTGGTAAGAATCATAGTTTTGTAGATGCATCTATCATGCTTGGAGAAGTAGATAAAGATGATGATGCTAATATGTTTGACTTTAGGGTGTCTACTGAAGAATTATTACCAGGGGTAACTACTTCTTTAGAATATGCAGATGTTGAGGGAGGCTTTATCAATAAAGGTTGGCAGATTGATTCTGTATTTGCTGATGTACATGATGATATTGATAAAGACGATTTGGATATGATTAGACCAGGATTTAATTTTGACCTAAGTGATAAGTTAAATATTGATTTTAGTTATGCTATGTTTAACAATGATGATACTGATAAGGATCAAGATTATTTAGATCTTACTTTTACATATGATCTAAATAAATATACTTATTTAGAAGTTGAGTATGAAGATAACGATTATGATTGGCAAGACAATAAAGAAATCCTTACTACTACTTTAGGAGCAGACTTTTAA